Proteins encoded by one window of Electrophorus electricus isolate fEleEle1 chromosome 17, fEleEle1.pri, whole genome shotgun sequence:
- the bcl7ba gene encoding B-cell CLL/lymphoma 7 protein family member B-A, translated as MSGRSVRAETRSRAKDDIKKVMAAIERVRRWEKKWVTVGDTSLRIFKWVPVVDTERRQKEKTKVPVGADIQLNSFSTEEVSENSCAVLLDYQDENSNLSSLSDLYQAKAVTAESSSNSSPQHSEPVSPTGLTHHYCPDDPQPPTLGQDCQDHKPPTLGQECVVPQPPTLGQECVVLKPPMLGQEFGVPQPPTLGQECVAPQPPTLGQECVVQRPPTLGQECVVPQLPTLEQECVVPQPPMLGQEFVVPQPPTLGQECVVQQPPTLGQECVLQQPPTLGQECVVQQPPTLGQECVVQQLPTLGQECVVQQPPTLGQECVVQQPPNLGQDCVDPQPPTLGQECVEEPSMQQCEMTDEPPTLIKEDIVPIIAQEHEDEESYGAPALKRVCTEQTSVIRSTLMS; from the exons ATGTCGGGACGTTCGGTTCGCGCGGAGACCCGAAGTCGCGCTAAAGATGACATTAAGAAAGTGATGGCTGCTATCGAAAGAGTACGGAGATG GGAGAAAAAGTGGGTTACAGTTGGAGACACATCTCTAAGAATATTCAAATGGGTTCCAGTGGTGGATACAGAGAGAAGGCag AAGGAGAAGACCAAAGTGCCTGTTGGAGCAGATATCCAGCTGAACAGCTTTTCCACAGAGGAAGTGTCTGAAAATTCATGTGCAGTACTACTAGATTACCAAG ATGAGAACAGCAACCTGAGTTCTCTGTCAGACTTGTACCAGGCCAAAGCGGTGactgcagagagcagcagtaacTCTAGTCCACAGCACAGTGAACCAGTGAGTCCCACTGGACTCACACATCACTACTGCCCAGATGATCCACAACCCCCCACGCTGGGGCAGGACTGCCAGGACCATAAGCCTCCCACACTggggcaggagtgtgtggtTCCACAACCCCCCACGCTggggcaggagtgtgtggtTCTAAAACCCCCCATGCTGGGGCAGGAGTTTGGGGTTCCACAACCCCCCACACTGGGTCAGGAATGTGTGGCTCCACAACCTCCCACACTGGGGCAAGAGTGTGTGGTTCAACGACCTCCTACACTGGGGCAAGAGTGTGTGGTTCCACAACTGCCTACACTGGAGCAAGAGTGTGTGGTTCCACAACCACCTATGCTGGGGCAGGAATTTGTGGTTCCACAACCACCTACACTGGGGCAAGAGTGTGTGGTTCAGCAACCACCCACGCtggggcaggagtgtgtgcttCAGCAACCGCCCACGCTggggcaggagtgtgtggtTCAACAACCGCCCACACTggggcaggagtgtgtggtTCAACAACTGCCCACTCTggggcaggagtgtgtggtTCAACAACCGCCCACACTAGGGCAGGAGTGTGTGGTTCAACAACCGCCCAATCTGGGGCAGGATTGCGTGGACCCCCAGCCCCCCACACTggggcaggagtgtgtggaaG agccaTCAATGCAGCAATGCGAAATGACGGATGAACCACCAACACTGATTAAAGAAGATATTGTACCCATCATTGCTCAG GAACACGAGGATGAGGAAAGCTACGGAGCACCCGCATTAAAAAGAGTCTGTACTGAACAAACATCAGTTATCCGTTCTACTCTAAtgagttaa
- the LOC113592195 gene encoding collagen alpha-1(XXVI) chain has protein sequence MLGAVLCLLYIVLIFFCPFSASVGIYTIPGIRLPEKPAPVPTGLSRNWCHYTVRRTVSCQTYNGTETLLQRRVQSCRWPGPCTSLISYRTVVRPSYRMSYRLVTALEWRCCPGFHGIDCKEECLNCTGYTDLTARLHAVELQMLSLQDAGLFAFPPVSQSVDRTADNEVDGSRPSPVTTCSVGQGESRGAVGPVGPPGASGPPGPEGKAGLRGKPGLAGPRGPPGVRGPPGPPGPPGFTYYTRGEVFTLITKHHSQYEEDVHPPHHKLRLILGPPGPPGRPGPAGPPGIPGTPGQNGVSGFSGSPGLKGSKGDPGESGPPGVDGKQGGPGAPGPKGEPGETETELQQLKEALKILAERVLILEYMFNIHDAAMELGSGSDLLLNVPPTVRATGQGRSFPSSPAPRRPRVPRTP, from the exons ATGCTGGGCGCGGTTTTGTGCCTTTTATATATAgtcttaattttcttttgtcCGTTTAGTGCGTCTGTAGGTATCTATACAATCCCCGGTATAAGGCTGCCGGAGAAACCCGCTCCGGTCCCCACCGGCCTCAGCAG GAACTGGTGTCACTACACCGTGCGGAGGACCGTTTCCTGTCAAACGTACAATGGAACAGAGACTCTACTTCAGAGGCGCGTCCAGAGTTGCCGCTGGCCCGGGCCTTGTACCAGCCTCATCAG TTACAGGACAGTGGTCAGACCCTCGTACCGAATGTCTTACAGACTGGTTACTGCACTGGAGTGGCGTTGCTGTCCTGGTTTCCATGGTATAGACTGTAAAGAGG AGTGCCTGAACTGCACAGGCTACACAGACCTCACTGCACGGCTGCACGCTGTCGAATTGCAG atgctgtcactccaagacgcCGGACTCTTTGCTTTCCCACCAGTCAGCCAATCAGTGGACAGAACAGCTGATAATGAGGTCGATGGGTCCCGCCCCTCACCTGTCACAACATGTTCTGTTGGTCAGGGAG AGTCCAGGGGAGCTGTGGGACCCGTGGGTCCTCCCGGAGCCAGTGGACCCCCGGGCCCTGAAGGGAAGGCCGGCCTGAGAGGGAAACCAGGCCTGGCGGGACCAAGAG GTCCCCCAGGTGTGAGGGGACCACCAGGTCCACCGGGACCTCCTGGCTTCACTTACTACACCAGGGGAGAGGTCTTCACTTTGATCACCAAACATCACAGCCAAT ATGAGGAAGATGTCCACCCTCCTCATCACAAGCTGAGATTAATACTGGGACCGCCCGGGCCTCCAG GACGCCCAGGACCTGCAGGACCCCCTGGAATCCCCGGAACACCAGGACAAAAT GGTGTGTCAGGCTTCTCAGGAAGCCCAGGTCTTAAAGGCTCCAAGGGCGACCctggagagagt GGGCCACCAGGAGTTGATGGCAAGCAGGGGGGGCCA GGTGCTCCCGGACCGAAGGGTGAACCAGGAGAGACGGAAACAGAG CTTCAACAGTTGAAAGAAGCACTGAAGATTCTGGCAGAGAGGGTTCTGATTCTAGAGTACATGTTCAACATTCATG ATGCAGCCATGGAGTTAGGTTCGGGATCAGACCTGCTGCTAAACGTCCCGCCCACAGTCAGAGCTACGGGACAAGGCAGGtccttcccctcctcccccgCACCAAGGAGGCCCAGGGTGCCCAGGACACCATAG